The segment TGTTTTGTCCATTTGTCCGCGCCCGTGCGCAAGAAAAGCCCCCGGCCGGGGGCTTTTGGTCATTTTCCTGCAGGGCGGTACACCACCGGCACCCACACGAAGGCCACGGCCAGACCGCACACCACATCTATGATGGAGTGCTGTTTGGTGAACACCGTGGAAGCGCAGATCAGCGCCGCCCACACCCATGCCAGCACTTTCAGGGCCGGGCGGTCCTTTGCCAGACGGCTGTTGGTGAAGGCCAGCGCCATGCAGGCCGAGCTCTGGCAGTGGATGGACGGGCACACGTTCACCGATGCATCCGCCTTCCAGATCAGCTGCAGGATGCTCATGGCAATGTTGCTGCGTCCTATCGCCTCTGCCGTGGGGCGCAGTTTCAGACCGTTGGGCAGCAGCATATAGAGGATCAGGCAGAAGGTCATGCCCGAGAACATGGTCAGGCAGAGCTTATCATAACTTTGGGTGTCGCACCACCACAGCAGCGCCGTCACCCCGGCCAGCAGCAGAAACCAGCTGCAATACGGAAAGATGAACCACTCGTTGAAGGGGATCCGGTCGTCGATCCTGCTGTGGATGATGTATTTGGGATCTGTGATGGTAAGGTCCAGCCAGAAGAACCAGATGAGGTACACCACCCAGTACAGCTGAAACCACAAATGCGGGCGGCACTGGGCCCGCAGCTGCTTGCGATTCATGGTATTTCTCCTATAATTTCAATGTGTTGACGTATGATTATACCACATCCCGCCATCTTGCGCAAACTCCTGCGGTGCGATAAAATAGACAGAGAGCTTTTTCCTGTGGAAATTGTACTGATTATAAAAGGAGCCTTTATGTTGCAAAGCTTTCCTTCTGTCCGCCTTGTTGCGCTGGATCTGGACGGCACTCTGCTGAGCCGGAACAACGAAGTCACCGCTGCCACCCGCGAAGCCATCGCCCGCGCTGTGGCGCACGGCGTGGCCGTGGTGCCTGCCACCGGCCGTCCGCTGGCCAGCCTGCCGCCTGTGGTGGCAAAGCTGCCCGGCATCCGGTATGCCATCACCTCCAACGGTGCGGCCGTGTGGGATCTGGGCGACGACCCCATGGGTGCTGTATACAGCCGCTACTCCAAT is part of the Faecalibacterium sp. HTF-F genome and harbors:
- a CDS encoding phosphatase PAP2 family protein, which codes for MNRKQLRAQCRPHLWFQLYWVVYLIWFFWLDLTITDPKYIIHSRIDDRIPFNEWFIFPYCSWFLLLAGVTALLWWCDTQSYDKLCLTMFSGMTFCLILYMLLPNGLKLRPTAEAIGRSNIAMSILQLIWKADASVNVCPSIHCQSSACMALAFTNSRLAKDRPALKVLAWVWAALICASTVFTKQHSIIDVVCGLAVAFVWVPVVYRPAGK